One segment of Macrotis lagotis isolate mMagLag1 chromosome 1, bilby.v1.9.chrom.fasta, whole genome shotgun sequence DNA contains the following:
- the CAPN12 gene encoding LOW QUALITY PROTEIN: calpain-12 (The sequence of the model RefSeq protein was modified relative to this genomic sequence to represent the inferred CDS: inserted 1 base in 1 codon; substituted 1 base at 1 genomic stop codon), translating to MDIQRVTIQLVEDEDGEDFQGPLCFRGQCYRSIQESCLQSGTLFLDPCFPAGSAALGYDQLGPNSEKAKGVEWLRPHEFCQNPQFICEDMERTDVCQGSLGNCWFLAAAASLTLYPRLLYRVVPPRQSFQWGYAGIFHFQLWQFGRWVDVVVDDQLPVRNGKLLFVRSAQRSEFWAPLLEKAYAKGRGRLWFSHRLHGSYEVMRGGHMNEAFVDFTGGVGEVLYLQPDTTILFSALRHALAKESLVGATALSDKGEIRTEDGLVKGHAYSVTGTHRLSLGFTKVKLIRLRNPWGQVEWSGPWSDSCPRWAALPEEWRNALLVQKEDGEFWMELQDFLKHFDTVQICSLSPEVLGPQPKGGGWHVHTFQGRWVRGFNAGGGQPGSGEALSGKEGVGDPXNKGGKGQESDLXPFTPPPETFWTNPQFQLTLQDPDEEEAEADERGSWGGWGARGVQPGRSGRHPKCTVLLSLIQRNRRRLRVRGVTYLTVGFHVFRIPEELLGLQDSPRRRELLAGLLRADRSPFSIRRDVSRRCRLAPGHYLIVPSTAHAGEECDFMLRIFTERQHAAMEIDNAVSADLQVLRTPSAPLEFEMEQLFQELAGKEEEIGVEQLQTLLSIALEPGDCVSPWNHPPGEIGIRTCEHLIHCFGQGGHRLTLSEFRQLWHRLQGWQATFNKFDADKSGTMNSHELRLALNSAGFQLNNQLTQLLTSRYRDSRLQVDLDRFLSCLAQLTYLFCHCRKQLSEGEELIYMTKRQWMELATFS from the exons ATGGACATTCAGAGGGTGACCATCCAACTAGTGGAGGATGAAGATGGAGAAGATTTCCAGGGTCCCTTGTGTTTCCGGGGCCAGTGCTACCGATCCATTCAGGAAAGTTGTCTGCAGTCAGGGACCCTTTTTTTGGATCCCTGCTTCCCTGCTGGGTCTGCTGCCCTGGGTTATGACCAGTTGGGACCCAACTCAGAGAAAGCTAAGGGTGTGGAGTGGCTGAGACCTCAT GAATTTTGCCAGAATCCCCAATTCATCTGTGAAGACATGGAGCGGACTGATGTGTGTCAAGGCAGCCTGG GTAACTGCTGGTTCCTGGCTGCAGCAGCCTCCCTCACCCTGTACCCCCGCCTCCTCTATCGGGTGGTGCCCCCCAGGCAGAGCTTCCAGTGGGGGTATGCAGGAATCTTCCACTTCCAG CTGTGGCAGTTTGGTCGCTGGGTGGATGTGGTGGTGGATGACCAGCTGCCTGTGCGGAATGGGAAGCTGCTGTTTGTTCGATCAGCCCAGAGATCTGAGTTCTGGGCCCCGCTGCTTGAGAAGGCCTATGCTAA A gggaggggacggCTTTGGTTTTCCCACAGGCTCCATGGCTCCTATGAGGTGATGCGAGGCGGTCATATGAATGAAGCCTTTGTGGACTTCACCGGAGGTGTGGGGGAGGTCCTGTACCTGCAGCCAGATACTACCATTCTCTTCTCTGCTCTCCGGCACGCTCTGGCCAAGGAATCCCTGGTGGGGGCCACTGCCCTG AGCGACAAGGGTGAAATCAGGACGGAGGATGGGCTTGTGAAAGGTCATGCCTACTCTGTTACAGGGACCCATAGG TTGTCCCTGGGATTTACCAAAGTCAAGCTCATCCGACTGCGTAACCCTTGGGGCCAAGTGGAATGGAGTGGGCCATGGAGTGACAG CTGTCCCCGATGGGCCGCTCTCCCTGAAGAATGGCGCAATGCTTTGCTGGTGCAAAAGGAAGATGGAGAATTCTG GATGGAACTACAGGACTTCCTGAAGCACTTTGATACAGTCCAGATCTGTTCATTGAGCCCCGAGGTGCTGGGTCCTCAGCCCAAGGGGGGCGGCTGGCATGTCCACACCTTCCAGGGCCGTTGGGTGCGAGGCTTCAATGCTGGTGGGGGCCAACCAGGCAGCGGTGAGGCTCTGAGTGGAAAGGAGGGGGTAGGTGATCCTTAGAACAAGGgaggaaaaggtcaagaatctgaCC TCCCTTTCACCCCTCCACCAGAGACCTTCTGGACAAACCCCCAGTTCCAGCTGACGCTGCAGGACCCTGATGAGGAGGAAGCAGAGGCTGATGAGAGGGGGTCATGGGGCGGCTGGGGAGCTAGAGGGGTCCAGCCTGGAAGGAGTGGCCGGCATCCCAAGTGTACCGTGCTTCTCTCCCTGATCCAGAGAAATCGGAGGAGGCTTCGAGTTCGGGGTGTCACCTACCTCACTGTTGGCTTTCACGTTTTCAGG ATTCCTGAAGAG ctCTTGGGCCTGCAGGACTCCCCCCGGCGCCGGGAGCTCCTGGCTGGCCTTCTCCGGGCTGACCGGTCCCCATTCAGCATCCGTCGAGATGTTAGTCGCCGCTGTCGCCTGGCACCAGGACATTACTTGATCGTTCCAAGTACCGCCCATGCCGGAGAGGAGTGTGATTTCATGCTCCGCATCTTCACAGAGCGTCAACATGCCGCCAT GGAGATAGACAATGCTGTCAGTGCTGACCTTCAGGTGCTCAGG ACACCCTCTGCACCCCTGGAGTTTGAAATGGAACAACTGTTTCAAGAACTGGCTGGCAAG GAAGAAGAGATTGGGGTGGAACAGCTGCAGACCCTACTCAGCATAGCTCTAGAGCCTGGAGACTGTG TCAGTCCCTGGAATCACCCACCTGGAGAGATCGGGATCCGGACCTGTGAACATCTGATCCATTGTTTTGGA CAAGGAGGGCATCGTCTGACACTGTCAGAGTTTCGTCAACTGTGGCATCGACTCCAAGGGTGGCAG GCCACATTCAACAAGTTTGATGCTGACAAATCTGGGACCATGAATTCCCACGAGCTGAGGCTGGCACTCAATTCAGCAG GCTTCCAACTTAACAACCAGCTGACTCAATTGCTCACCAGTCGATACCGGGACAGTCGGCTGCAGGTTGACTTGGACCGCTTCTTGTCCTGCCTAGCTCAGCTCACCTACCTCTTCT GTCACTGCAGAAAGCAGCTTAGTGAGGGGGAAGAGCTCATCTACATGACTAAGAGACAG TGGATGGAGCTGGCCACTTTTTCCTAG